The Gloeocapsa sp. DLM2.Bin57 genome window below encodes:
- a CDS encoding dephospho-CoA kinase: MSRIIGLTGGIATGKTTVSRYLAQKYHLPILDADLYAREAVAMDSPILQAIYQRYGDAVKLPDGNLNRQALGKIIFTQPQEKDWLESQIHPYVRAKFISEVATLTNPIIVLVIPLLFEANMTDLVNEIWVVTCEESSQIERIQTRDGLSKSEAIARINNQLPLETKIAAADLILNNTDNLDNLYKQIDAVISVN, translated from the coding sequence ATGAGTAGAATAATTGGTTTAACTGGAGGAATAGCTACGGGCAAAACTACCGTATCTCGTTACCTAGCTCAAAAATATCACCTACCTATTCTCGATGCTGATTTATATGCTCGTGAAGCAGTAGCGATGGATTCACCAATTCTCCAAGCTATCTATCAACGTTATGGGGATGCTGTTAAACTTCCTGATGGTAATCTCAATCGACAAGCTTTAGGAAAAATTATCTTTACACAACCCCAAGAGAAAGACTGGTTAGAAAGTCAAATACACCCCTATGTTAGAGCTAAATTTATCTCTGAAGTAGCCACTTTAACTAATCCTATTATTGTTTTAGTAATTCCTTTATTATTTGAAGCTAACATGACTGATTTAGTTAACGAGATTTGGGTAGTTACTTGTGAGGAAAGTAGCCAAATTGAACGTATTCAAACTAGAGATGGTTTAAGTAAGTCTGAAGCGATCGCCCGTATTAATAATCAATTACCCTTAGAAACAAAAATAGCAGCAGCTGATTTAATCTTAAACAATACAGACAATCTTGATA